One Triplophysa rosa linkage group LG8, Trosa_1v2, whole genome shotgun sequence genomic window, GTAAAGCCAAAGACAGccgcacacgtgaatattacgAGAGGCAGTTTCCCGAGATCCGCAAGCAGCGTGAGCAACAGGAACGTTTCCAGAGGTCAGCCAGGCCTTCGAGTTTACCTTATGACTCAGTGCTCTGTCAGGCACACACATTCACCAGTATTGCTTTTCGCCGACACAGTTGTGATGTAACATCTTGTGTAAACACTGCCTAGTGTTCTGTCTGACCCAGCAGTTGGCCAATCAGCATTGAGGATCCCGTGGGTGATGGGGTCAGATGTCAGGTTATAAAAGTTCCAGGTATAGAGGTTGCTGGGCTTCCCTGAATAACAGGGATCTGTCTCCCTCTCTGGAACACTACTTGGGCAAAACAGAGgagcattaaagggacagttcacccagaaaaatgaaaattctgtcatcttactcaccctcaagattgttccaaacctgtataaatgtctttgttctgctgaacacacaggaagatatttgaaaggatatttacaattttcagttctgggaacaacttgagggtgagtaaatggtggcagaattttcgttttttggtgaactatacCTATCACCATTGACCTTGATTCTCCCAAAAATACAGATACCTTTTTTGCTGataaaacaaaaatttgttGCTGTTGTAGTTGATTGCAGATTGCCATACCGATGTAGAGGTGCATGTCCAATCGTTATTCCATTAATAGAGCTAGAAATAGTGTTCTTTGTTTTTGGGACTACAGAGGTGATGCATATTTGTCCTTGAATGCAACTGTAAaggacaacacaaaagaacgaTGCTGTCTATATATTGTCTAGGAATTATTTTGTGGCACTCAGTCTTTTACTCAAATCATATTAAAGagttaaatcataaaaaaacagttCTTGTGGAACTGTTGATTCTGTAGTGTTAGTAAAAAAGTAAGGATACAGGAAACCCTGCCAGTTGTAAGTTTGGCGTTCCTTCCACATTTGCTGAAGAATGCCAGAATTGCCAGAAACAAATGTCATAAAAAATCCAGTAGTTAAAAACACGCCATCAGTTTTGAATAAGAAAGTTCTGTTTCTTTAGTTAAAAGGTCAAAGGAGTTCCGTTAATTCACTTCTAACCGTCCAACTTCAGTGAGTGATGTTTGCCAGTTGTGATTGTTTAGAAAAGCCAGTATGTGTAGCCATTGTTGCTGGAGCCCGTCTCTAAACCGAAGAACTTCAGAGCTCATGAATAGACCTAGAGGAATCTGGCCAATAGCTGTAACCGCTGCTTCAAAGGCTTTTTTTGGGAGAAGAAACAGGGTGGGACTCTGGTCTGGTAGCTCGCTGGGAAAGCGCCGTTTCATGGATCGGAGACAACAAAGCCAGGAACAGAAAACTCTTTCTCTGACCATGCTTCATCCTTCTCTTCTTTAGGGTGGGTCAGAGAGGTACAGGTCTGTCTGCCACCATTGCAAGAAGCGAACATGAGATATCGGAGATCATTGACGGCCTTTCGGAGCAGGAGGTAAACCAGTGGCTTTTAATATCTGATCTGTAAGCCCAAAGACACTAGTTGTTGTACTTGTATCGCCCATTTAGACAGGAAAAACTGACACGCATAGTGACCAGCCACCCACCATTGGGTTCATTTTCTATGTGCCATTTGTACAAAGTAATAAatctgattaaaaaaattatgcttTTACTTCTATGTTCTGACAAACCAATGGCTCCCGGAAATTGTCTTGGAGTCCTTTGGTAGACTGATAGGAGCTTGCGATTCACAAGTGCTTACCAATTTTGAGTGCAAGATGCATCAAGATAGTCAGTGACCGCACAGTGGGATGTGGGTGTGTCATCATAGGCTCGGACTAGAGTAATGTCAACAAGTGCTGCAGAACCATCCTGGACATCAACACCTTTGTGTCTCTCGCAGAACAATGAAAAGCAGATGAGGCAGTTGTCTGTCATTCCTCCCATGATGTACGATTCGGAGCAGAGACGTGTGAAATTTATCAACATGAACGGCCTGATGGATGATCCCATGAAGGTCTACAAATCGCGCCAGTTCATGAACGTCTGGACTGAACATGAGAAAGCACTCTTTAAGGAGAAGTGAGTAACTGTGGTCACATTGttgtaattgtgtgtgtgtgtgtttctgaactttttctgttttctggGCGACAGGTTTGTGCAGCATCCAAAGAACTTCGGGCTCATTGCTTCGTTTTTGGAGAGAAAGgtcagtgtgtgtttggttgACTGCATTCGCACACAGAGCTCCCCTGAATGTTCACTGCTAGATGTTTGAACTGAACCACTGTAACAGGTTTACAGGCTCACATCACACCTACCACCCACGGACAGTGTTTTCCATGGATggtgttttcttttcaaactACATGTGACAGCTGTATTTGTaattctctcgctctctctcgctctctctcgctctctctctctcgctctctctcgctctctctcgctctctctcgctctctctcgctctctctctcgctctctctctcgctctctctctcgctctctctctcgctctctctctcgctctctctctcgctctctctcgctctctctctctctctctcacgctcgCTCACTCTCCCTCACTCTCTccctcactctcactctctcactctcactcactCTGCACTGGTGATAATATTTTCtgttgccgaacattcggtgcatccctattataTGTGAAatttgtgtacagtatgtcatgGAATCTATAGTTTACTGCGATAAATGCAATTTTTTGGCTAATATTgagattatttaacatgattacccGCGGGCTTTTAAATCAACATAAAAAAGACCTTGTCTTTTTAACTTGAATTCAACTAAAAAAAAGCTgtagatttttgaaaaatggaaTGCCGCACAAGAATAATTTTACTTCgactattttattttgtaatcgACGATTACATTTAATTGCGATTGCAAggtgaatcaaacccatgactggAGTTGGTCTGGTGATCTGACCTGGAAACAGTCAGAGATCAGATTGACCAGAGTAAAGCTCATCTCCGcgtaatgaatgaatgaatgcagttGTTTGATTATTGGTTTAATATCTAATATCTATTGTCTGGGATCTCGTGTGTAAGAGACGAAGTTCCTGGCTGAAAACTTCAGGTGTTCTGTGGTTATCGATTAAGCGCACGGTACAGAGACAGACACTGGCAGGCATGTGCATTGCTCTGAGATTAGACCCACAATGTGGCCGTTAGATAAGCCTATCTATCCCACCGCTTCCCTCTACATTAAACCAAACCAACTTTCCATTCCCTCTCCCCGGTTTCACACGTGTGGCCGCGCGGGCAGCTGTCAGCTGAACTCTTCTGATCTGAATTATTAACTCGGGGAGGCTGAACCTATTAGGGATGCATGAAATTACGTGTTTTCAGATCCGTAAAGCTGGTGGGTTCGTCTGAAAAAAGACCAGCGGCTTTTAATGGATGTCGGGGTAATTGCGTTGGTATGGGGTCATGTGCATCAGACACATTTGAAAGGGGGTTAACACAGGACATGTTCGTGCATTATATAAGAGATTGAGTTCAATGGCGTGGAACAGaatatagatgttttttttgtcgGCAGATGCAGAGAAACATCTGGACGTCATGTAGTGTTCATGTTGATAAGCCAGTGATTCTGTAATGACTTCAATTTCTTTAACCATAAAACCCATAAGGTGATTGTGTAAAGAGTCTGTTTTTATAGAGATATGTGAAGGTTTCGGATACTTTTTTGGTAGCTTATGAATTATTAATAGTCAGCATGTTGCTCAATATGTTTTGGAAGAGAGCGTATTGACTTTTTGagtgtaaaatgtttttgataGGTTTTTTTTGgttcaaatatttttgtgaTGCAAGCTATAAGAATGATCACGGATATGATATCTCTGGTATTTCTCCCTGACATCGAAGAGTCTCCTCCTTAGAAAAAGAATCTCACAAAcgtctctgtcattagagtttcagaagagatgtcaagagcgtctcaaactgagctcagatttgtcaagtctgcaatcaaaagtcaatattattgaagatctcaatatgatcttcaaacattgaaacattTAGAATCAAATGTCCTCAAATctagattatttgacctctacaatctacattgtacactcttcatatatttggacaattgtctcatttgtttctgtttttacttCTCCTAAGCaatgagaaacatctgagaccaaGTTGATACGACATAACtaagaactccatcaaatctctgAGCAATGTAAGACCTCTGAACACCTGAACTCGGACTCTAATGTGAATCTTAAAGGAAACGTAATCAGCGAGGAATCACGATCCAATCTCCTGTTTGGATTCTCATGAGACGTGGCCCGCCATCGCGACCTTGGCTCTGATCCCATCTGCTACTTAAAGGGCCTGATTTATTAATGCCACTGAATGTGTCCTGTCCAGGGTTTTAGTAGATTGATCTGCACCCTTCTCAAGACATTATTAATCACAGCGGAAGATCAGTCGCCCATCTTCCGAGAATCGTGCCACCTGATGTGTGATGTCACCTTTTGGCTCTTTGCGTGAGGGGGAACAAATGCACTCGTGTTTCAGGGTTCCCCCAGTGTTAGAAAAACGCATTTTTATAAGTTGCATTTAGTTTGGAATACGTTGAAACAGACTTGTTGAAGGTTTCGGTGGTTGTATAGTTTCTCTAGTTCCAAGCGGAAAGAGAAGAAGAGTGATCGTGAATTGTCTCTGCAGAATCGTCTCAGATTCACAAATGAGCATTTCACCTGAATAACAGCGCAACAGTTGAAGTTGCACATTGCACACACATCATCAGAATTAAGCACCATCTGTCAGATTTCGTGAGGTTATGAACTGATGTGTCACAATGCTGCCACGGCAGATAATTAAACTACAAATTAGAAACTAGAGTGCCATTTTCAGAAGGAAGTTCTCATGCATGcaagacagaaaaataaattcattttcagtaagctgtcttttttttttagggTCGGATGAGTTTATTTTTCACTTTCTTAATTGTTGGACTTTGCTAACATGCtggattttgttttgctttctgTTAAGTAAACATCATATTTGAGAAATTGTGCCAAAGTTGTTCAAAtcatacactgcgttccaaattattatgcaaatgatatctttctctggttttcctaatttgtcgatgcaaatgacagtcagtataattttcaagtaatcaacagttagggtacttttggaattttattgaacaaacctcccactgacaacagtatttatttaaaaaatgaaaaactcaaaatgcactgttccaaattattatgcacaacagagtttgaaaacatttcatgggttgtaaaaaactgaaaatggtcatttgttgaatttgcagcattaggaggtcatatttactgaaatcaaaagctatttcaatcaaaaacatcctaacagggcaagttacatgttaacataggaccccttctttgatatcaccttcacaattcttgcatccattgaacttgtgagtttttggatagtttctgattgaatttctttgcaggatgtcagaatagcctcccagagctgctgttttgatgctaactgcctcccaccatcatagatctttcgcttgaggatgctccaaaggttctcaatagggttgaggtcaggggaggatggtggccacaccatgagtttctctccttttatgcccatagcagccaatgacacagaggtattctttgcagcatgagatggtgcattgtcatgcatgaagatgattttgctacggaaggcatggttcttctttttgtaccatggaagaaagtgctcagtcagaaactctacataccttgcagagttcattttcacaccttcagggaccctaaaggggcccaccagctgtctccccatgattccagcccaaaacatgactccgccacctccttgctgacgtcgcagccttgttgggacatggtggccatccaccaaccatccactactccatccatctggaccatccagggttgcacggcactcatcagtaaacaagactgtttgaaaattagtcttcatgtatgtgtgggcccactgcaaccgtttctgcttgtgagcattggttaggggtggccgaatagtaggtttatgcacaactgcaagcatctggaggatcctacaccttgaggttttcgggactcccgaggcaccagccgcttcaaatacctgtttgctgctttgcaatggcatttttgcagctgctctcttaatccgatgaatttgtctggaagaaaccttcctcattctgcctttatctgcacgaacccttctgtgctctgaatcagccacaaatctcttcacagtacgatgatctcgcttaagttttcgtgaaatatctaatgttttcataccttgtccaagacattgcactatttgacgcttttcggcagcagacagatcctttttctttcccatattgcttgaaacctgtggcctgcttaataatgtggaacgtccttcttaagtagttttcctttaattgggctcacctggcaaactacttatcacaggtgtctgagattgatttcagtgatccaaagagcactgagacacaataccatccataagtttaattgaacaatataaaattaaatgtttacgacacttaaatccaatttgcataataatttggaacgcagtgtataagCAACGGTGTGATGGAGTTTATATTCAGATTGAATTCTATTGTGACCTGTTTTTATGTTActgctttttgtttatttttaccccCAAAAGTTACGGGTTGCACCTttaaaaggtccagtgtatgaaattgagTGGTGAGGTTCCGAATGCAACCAACGGCTAACTTCCCCCtcactttcgaagcactacggtggctgacacagaactaagatgttgtcacgtctTCGCTTCGTTGTTGgagtatttacgaaacgcactctgtagagtttgtctgtttagggctactgtagaaacaacatggcgaattccatgtaaaggCTCGGGCATACTTGACTTCCGCGTCCGTGTCTGTCTCACGCACAAACGCGTCCGCACAGCTTCCTGCGCATACTCATCACGGATAAGGGCGAGTTCAACACATGCACAGtacaaatgagtatgtgtgctctaccagaccGTCAGAGGGCAGCGCTGAGTCGCGTCATCCACTgacccactgcaaattaatgatTGAGGAAGTGTTTTCGCTATGGGTGTAatggttctcggtaaaaaattgaaccacatggttctccaccaacggtttaGCACGAGCTTggaccgcggctcatcttaaatctgacgatggcattataatatggttcgtaaaaaatgataatgcgtaaaacagacccctagttacacccctagttttcgccattgcaaacaatccgagcaaacagcaagacaacaagaacaacaaccaaacagaGATGCTTTTTAGCttactgttcttggtttcagcgtgttggttttgtatcattCTTCTTCAATAACGACACcctgcacactttctgtgtgtgtattgacccctagtggaATAGTGCACTTTTTCACGCATGTGCAGTTGTACGCGGCACATCCGTGCGGTCTCAAATAATTGGCTGCACGCAGATGGGGTGTGCGGACGACCGCGAACCCTTCTGATGACAAAAATTGCATCATGCGGACGACGCGCGAACACAGACGGACGGATGGACGGACCTTACTTCGGCCTTaaggggacctgtggtgtatgtagatagaaatagctcattctaatgtaataaaaacataacgcttcattgtgtaaggtctttatacacctctgaagacatactgtagttagttatgtatattatattgcatttctgtcattgATTCTCCAAACAATTACACGTTGAACATTAGAATTGTATTATTTTCTGGTTTGAAACTAATGCTTTTACACAAATCCTTGATATGATTGCAGTTCTACCTGGTGAGCAATTTAATTTCTTTATCATGTAGATCGTACTTGcttgtgtattttaataaatgcgTTTGCAGGGAACCTTTTACAAAGCCCAGCTGACTCATTAATGTCTGAATTGCGGGAAGTGGGGGCGACACAATCGAACTGAATTGCTTTCATTATTAAAGGCTTGTACTGCAGCATTTCTGCGCTAGATCTCGTTCAACATGTTTAGCGTGCGGCACGATGAAGGCAACTACTCTGAATGGCttctttaaaagcattttaattgGATGACCTCCCCGTGATGTCATTAGGGCACAATGAATCGTCTCGAGTATTTTCAGCGAAATGACACAATCTGACTGTATTCCACCAGACAGTTTCTAGTAGTGAAGATGGCAGacactttttattattaatactaaTAATTGTAGTTGTGAAACATTGATCTGGGATACAGGCAAAACAATGACAAGAGCTTTTGTTGGCGGATGGAGAATCCTCATTGGCAAACGTATTTTAATAAGCTTCTCTGAAGAGCCAGATTTCAAGCAGTTGGCTGCCATAAGGCAAAACAGCGTAAATTGTTCCCGTGTTTTGTTTCTCTCGAGGGCTTCCTCGTAATTGACTACTTGAAATATGGACTTGGAGTTGTATGTGGCGTGGATTAGAGTAATTGAGTCTCATTTGGTAGTAATTGCGTGGTTAAGTTGCCTAAATTGTTACTTATGTGTGCAGGAAAGGTTTCTCAATGTCGGATTTGCAAAGAAAGCGTACACATGTAAATTTGTTCGTGCCATCGTTCTAATGTTAATGAATCAGTGATTTGCATAAAacacccagtaagtttgttatAGAAGGAGTATGAGGGAAAGTTTACCACAAAATTAAATTTCTTCATCCTCATATCATCCACTTTTGTGACTTTCTTCATTGATAACCAAACATCATTGAACCCTATTGagttccattgtatgaacacaaaaccactgagacatttctcaaagtatcttcttttgtgtgccacagaagaaagaatcatgtacaggttttgaaggatttttatttttaggtgaactcaAACGTGTAAACTTGCAGATGTGTGTGCTCGTGGTTTTACACTTCCCTATATTTGATTTTATATATCTGTTCTCATCTGTAGTAGATAGCGGAGCGTGCAAGACCTGATGCTTCTATGAAAAACCCCCTCATTTGTACCTGTTGAATTCTTGGCATCTGACAACAAGCGAATCGTGAGAATCCCTTGAGAAAGCCTCCCGGCTCGGAGCAGGCGGCGCTCACGCCCTTATTATTCTGATATTGTGCCCCTGTAAGTCCTATTGAATTTTCCTGTCGCTGCACTTGAAATCCTACAGGTAATTAGAAGCCCACCGGAGGGGATCTTTCTACAGAACAAGTGTGAAATATGAAATCATCCACCATTTGCAGACGCGCACGGGGACGAGGGAGCCGGCGAATACATTTCCTTCTGTTCTCTTTTCTCATCCAGCTAGCCGGGGGGCGGGGAGAGAGGAGATCTGGAGAAACGCGGAGGGAGGGTCGCGGCGGCACGCGCCCTGCGCACGTGTCCTCCCTGACAGATGCATGTGTGGCGGCGAGTAAACAGCATACCGGCGTCGGCGAGGCGCGCTGGCTAATTTTCTTCTCCTAGCAGCTGCATAATAGGATCTGAGGCTTGCTTTGTTGCGCGTTCCACCGGGCATCGGAGATTAGCTGCAATTAATCTTAGTTAAGAGAGCCCAGCGTGTGCCTGACACCCGTCTACGCCGGAGGGACGCGgcggaaaaaaataaataaacatcaggCTGGTTTATTCCAGTCAATATCTGGTGTTGTAATGGGACGAGAGGCGGTCGAAGCGGTCCTTCGGTTGACAAATACGTCCCATCATTCAAGCTGTTGTTCTGGTCCCTCCTTTTATTTCTCGTGCGCCTCTTTTGTCCCTTGATCTTCTGTTTATAGGGTCTTCAGGGGTGGGCGCCACTTTCTTCTGTTTCTAATATATTTACACCGACTATGCTAAAATTTGTAATGTACTTTTTGTAATATgaagtaattaaactaaatactatATGCAATAGTGGTattaagtctaactttaaaatccgtgctttaatgtataattctcacatttgtaatactttggtcagttaataatacgactttatgtagttttatattattattatttgaatgaattgaaaGAGCCGTTTCaagtctatccttgaatcacttagctaatcaaggttgatataggatatagaagtaatttgtacagtaatctaattatatgtaaaaaataaaaatatgtaattagtaactagtaattaatacatttttctgactaacttgcccaacactgcaaCTAGTAAACttagttttgtaatgaaaaacTATGTTTGTTAAGGGACCGTTTTCATACGATGCATTCTTGTGATTAAAAACAACTAGACCGAGCGCAACAAAACAGAAGGCTCCCAGAACATGCATTAACGTCACGGTTGTTTAATGAAGTGGTCGGCCCGTATCTTCAAGTGCTGTTGGGAAGCCTGGCCAGGTGGAGGCAGTGATGCAGTTAGTGGTGTGGCAGGGGGCACTCTGTTGAATTTAAAATAGTCGTCCGAAATGGTCGGAGTCCATGTTAATATTTGTTTGAGCTGCTTTCAGATGATTGGCTTCAGTGTTTTAAGGGGTAAAGCTGgtgtttttttcagttttgttctgCAGTATCATCACGCAGGCGCCACGGCCGTATCAAATTAGAGAATTGCAGTTTTGGAGAGCTGAGTCGCATGCATAATGCAAACCCCACCGCTGCAGCCTGAAGAAACCATAGTGCTGTCTCTCTGCACGGGTTCAGTGTAATGAAGTTGAAGTTGAAATCGATGATGATTATCTTTCTGGATTTAACGTGTCGGGCTGGATATGCTTGTAATTCCTCTGATCTTTGCAGTGACTCGGGTTGTTAGATTCATTGAATGAAGCTTTATATGTAGTTTGCTAGATCAGAACATAGAACATGGCGGTTAATttttagaataaa contains:
- the LOC130557926 gene encoding nuclear receptor corepressor 1-like, whose translation is MSTWLICFQEQNICQRYDELMTEWEKKVERMENNPRRKAKDSRTREYYERQFPEIRKQREQQERFQRVGQRGTGLSATIARSEHEISEIIDGLSEQENNEKQMRQLSVIPPMMYDSEQRRVKFINMNGLMDDPMKVYKSRQFMNVWTEHEKALFKEKFVQHPKNFGLIASFLERKVSVCLVDCIRTQSSPECSLLDV